One genomic window of Polaromonas sp. SP1 includes the following:
- a CDS encoding Crp/Fnr family transcriptional regulator, translating into MKPVENNLLALLPRQDRARLLKQCEPVELVLAKVLSDPGQPTRHVYFPTQGFISLIAVVQGSPGVEVGMVGREGMLGVQLALGVATAPLHALVQGAGTAWRIGNRAFKAELAASPALQRSMNRYLYVLMAQLAESTACVRFHQIGPRLARWLLMSQDRSQASSFDVTQEFLAYMLGVRRVGITAAAGELQRSGLIAYSRGKLTVLDRKGLEAASCGCYAADRKAYMDLLVK; encoded by the coding sequence GTGAAACCTGTCGAAAACAACTTGCTGGCGCTTTTGCCCCGCCAGGATCGCGCACGGCTGCTCAAGCAGTGTGAACCCGTGGAACTGGTACTGGCGAAGGTGTTGTCCGATCCGGGCCAACCCACTCGCCACGTCTACTTTCCCACCCAGGGTTTTATTTCATTGATTGCGGTCGTTCAAGGCAGCCCCGGCGTGGAAGTCGGGATGGTCGGCCGTGAAGGCATGTTGGGGGTACAACTGGCGCTCGGCGTGGCTACCGCGCCGCTGCATGCGCTGGTGCAGGGTGCCGGCACCGCCTGGCGCATCGGAAACCGGGCCTTCAAGGCAGAACTCGCCGCCAGTCCGGCCCTGCAGCGCAGCATGAACCGCTACCTCTATGTGCTGATGGCCCAACTGGCCGAATCGACCGCCTGCGTGCGCTTTCACCAGATCGGCCCGCGCCTGGCGCGCTGGCTGCTGATGAGCCAGGACCGTTCGCAGGCGTCCAGTTTTGACGTGACGCAGGAGTTCCTGGCTTACATGCTGGGTGTGCGCCGCGTGGGGATCACGGCGGCGGCCGGTGAGCTGCAGCGCAGCGGCCTCATCGCCTACAGCCGCGGCAAGCTCACGGTGCTGGACCGCAAAGGGCTGGAAGCGGCCTCTTGCGGCTGCTATGCGGCTGACCGCAAGGCCTACATGGACCTGCTGGTCAAGTAG
- a CDS encoding response regulator, protein MNTEFDLLNAAILVVDDQPVNVQLLRQLLSETGYTRVSSTMNPLEVAALHAEHRYDLILLDLKMPGMDGFEVMEALKQDKHDKYLSVIVLTAEPGHKLRALQAGAKDFISKPFDLIEVRTRIHNALEVRLLYKKLENYSKLLEMAVQQAAADPQPDAYLTSRSM, encoded by the coding sequence ATGAACACTGAATTCGACCTCCTCAATGCCGCCATCCTGGTGGTGGACGACCAGCCCGTCAACGTGCAGCTGCTCAGGCAATTGCTCAGCGAGACGGGTTATACCCGCGTCAGCTCCACCATGAATCCGCTGGAGGTGGCCGCGCTGCATGCCGAACATCGCTACGACCTGATCCTGCTCGACCTGAAAATGCCAGGCATGGACGGCTTTGAGGTGATGGAGGCGCTCAAGCAGGACAAGCACGACAAATACCTGTCGGTCATCGTGTTGACGGCGGAGCCTGGCCACAAACTGCGCGCGCTGCAAGCCGGCGCCAAGGATTTCATCAGCAAACCGTTTGACCTGATCGAAGTCCGCACGCGCATCCACAACGCGCTGGAAGTGCGCCTGCTGTATAAAAAACTGGAGAACTACAGCAAGCTGCTGGAAATGGCCGTCCAACAAGCCGCGGCAGACCCGCAGCCGGACGCCTACTTGACCAGCAGGTCCATGTAG
- a CDS encoding ATP-binding protein gives MSPISSLSVLDAIARADGIESLRQEALLKTGALQTAILTSENFSIIATDEKGIIQLFNVGAERMLGYMAAEVVNKLNPSDIHDPQEVMARAEALSEELATTIAPGFEALTFKASRGIEDIYELTCICKDGSRFPAIVSITALRDDFGTIIGYLLIGTDNSVRKQVEMALKESMAVAEKANLAKSDFLSSMSHELRTPLSAILGFAQLIESGTPQPTPSQKRSVDQILQAGWYLLDLINEILDLALIESGKLSLSLEPVSLAEVVRECETMIESQAEKRGIAVSFPELAAPVFVNVDRTRLKQVLINLLSNAIKYNTAHGKVTLKYVDLAPGRFRVCVEDTGEGLAGEKLEQLFQPFNRLGQEASTEQGTGIGLVMTKRLVELMGGTIGVESTIGKGSMFWIDLNVTTEQKLSPELLDLALGRTAHEPADPQTCTVLYVEDNPANLMLVEDLIARRADFRLLSARDGISGIAIAKASLPDFILMDINLPGISGITAMKILSEDALTKHIPVVALSANAMPRDIEKGLQAGFFRYLTKPIKINEFMETLDLMATLAKTRTDRAAANETLS, from the coding sequence ATGTCACCTATTTCCAGCCTGAGCGTCCTTGACGCTATTGCCAGGGCCGACGGCATAGAGTCCCTGCGCCAGGAAGCGCTGCTCAAAACCGGCGCGCTGCAAACCGCCATCCTGACGAGCGAAAACTTCTCGATCATCGCCACCGACGAAAAAGGCATCATCCAGCTCTTTAATGTCGGCGCCGAGCGCATGCTGGGCTATATGGCGGCCGAAGTCGTCAACAAACTCAACCCCAGCGACATCCACGACCCGCAAGAGGTGATGGCGCGCGCTGAGGCGCTGAGCGAGGAGCTCGCCACCACCATCGCGCCGGGCTTTGAGGCGCTCACATTCAAGGCCTCGCGCGGCATCGAAGACATTTACGAGCTGACCTGCATCTGCAAGGACGGCAGCCGTTTTCCGGCCATCGTGTCGATTACCGCGCTGCGCGACGATTTCGGCACCATCATCGGCTACCTGCTGATCGGCACCGACAACTCGGTGCGCAAGCAGGTCGAAATGGCGCTGAAGGAATCCATGGCGGTGGCCGAGAAGGCCAACCTCGCCAAATCCGATTTCCTCTCCAGCATGAGCCACGAGCTGCGCACGCCGCTCAGCGCCATCCTCGGCTTTGCGCAGCTGATCGAGTCCGGCACACCGCAACCCACGCCGTCGCAAAAGCGCAGCGTCGACCAGATCCTGCAGGCCGGCTGGTATTTGCTGGACTTGATCAACGAGATCCTGGACCTGGCGCTGATTGAATCGGGCAAGCTCTCGCTGTCGCTCGAGCCGGTGTCGCTCGCCGAAGTCGTGCGCGAGTGCGAAACCATGATTGAGTCGCAAGCCGAAAAACGCGGCATTGCCGTGAGCTTCCCCGAGCTGGCCGCGCCCGTCTTCGTCAACGTGGACCGCACACGCCTCAAGCAGGTGCTGATCAACCTGCTGTCCAACGCCATCAAATACAACACGGCGCACGGCAAGGTAACGCTCAAGTACGTCGACCTTGCGCCCGGGCGCTTCCGCGTTTGCGTGGAAGACACCGGTGAAGGCCTGGCTGGGGAGAAGCTGGAGCAGCTTTTTCAGCCCTTCAACCGCCTCGGCCAGGAAGCCAGCACAGAACAGGGCACAGGCATCGGCCTGGTCATGACCAAGCGGCTGGTGGAGCTGATGGGCGGAACCATCGGCGTGGAAAGCACGATAGGCAAGGGCAGCATGTTCTGGATCGACCTGAACGTCACCACCGAGCAAAAGCTCTCCCCGGAGCTGCTCGATCTGGCGCTGGGTCGCACCGCGCACGAGCCCGCCGACCCGCAAACCTGCACCGTGCTGTATGTCGAGGACAACCCCGCCAACCTGATGCTGGTGGAGGACCTGATCGCCAGGCGCGCGGATTTCCGCCTGCTGTCCGCACGCGACGGCATCAGCGGCATTGCGATTGCCAAAGCCTCGCTGCCGGATTTCATCCTGATGGACATCAACCTTCCGGGCATCAGCGGCATCACGGCCATGAAGATCCTGTCAGAGGACGCTTTGACGAAACACATTCCCGTGGTGGCGCTCAGCGCCAACGCCATGCCCCGCGACATTGAAAAAGGCCTGCAGGCCGGTTTCTTCCGCTACCTGACCAAGCCGATCAAGATCAACGAGTTCATGGAGACGCTTGACCTGATGGCCACGCTCGCAAAAACCCGGACCGACCGTGCGGCTGCCAACGAAACCCTCTCATGA
- a CDS encoding LysE family translocator codes for MNTTTLLLFSIVALVAIATPGPTVLLALANGSRYGVRRSVPGMLGAVVSDFVLVGAVALGLGALLAASEFWFSVLKWAGAVYLAWLGIRLLRSRGGFEIPAEGAAGTQHGGRAIFMKSFLVAVTNPKGYLFCSALLPQFIDPTAAQAPQYLAISLVFAGIDFSVMFAYAFIGAKAIRLLKASATRWIDRACGGALLALAGSLAFYRRANT; via the coding sequence ATGAACACCACCACCCTGCTGCTTTTTTCCATCGTCGCGCTGGTGGCCATTGCCACGCCCGGCCCGACCGTGCTGCTGGCGCTGGCCAACGGCTCGCGCTATGGCGTGCGCCGCTCGGTACCCGGCATGCTGGGCGCAGTGGTGTCCGACTTCGTGCTGGTGGGCGCAGTCGCGCTGGGCCTGGGTGCGCTGCTGGCCGCGTCCGAGTTCTGGTTTTCCGTGCTCAAGTGGGCCGGGGCCGTGTACCTGGCCTGGCTGGGCATCCGCCTGCTGCGCTCGCGCGGCGGGTTTGAGATTCCGGCCGAAGGCGCCGCCGGCACGCAGCACGGCGGCCGGGCGATCTTCATGAAGTCCTTCCTGGTGGCGGTCACCAACCCCAAGGGCTACCTGTTCTGCTCGGCCCTGCTGCCGCAGTTCATCGACCCCACCGCCGCCCAGGCGCCGCAGTACCTCGCGATTTCGCTGGTGTTTGCGGGTATCGATTTTTCCGTCATGTTCGCGTACGCCTTTATCGGCGCGAAGGCGATCCGCCTGCTCAAGGCCTCGGCCACCCGCTGGATAGACCGCGCCTGCGGCGGCGCGCTGCTGGCGCTGGCCGGCTCGCTGGCGTTTTACCGCCGGGCCAACACCTAG
- a CDS encoding DUF1272 domain-containing protein, whose protein sequence is MLQLRPNCECCNRDLPNESPDARICTFECTFCAECADTRLKGVCPNCGGGFTVRPSRPERLLAKYPPSTERVYKPEGCAAAA, encoded by the coding sequence ATGCTCCAGCTCCGTCCCAACTGCGAATGCTGCAACCGCGACCTGCCCAACGAGTCGCCCGACGCACGCATCTGCACCTTTGAATGCACTTTCTGCGCCGAATGCGCCGACACCCGGCTCAAGGGCGTTTGCCCCAATTGCGGCGGCGGTTTTACGGTGCGGCCCAGCCGCCCTGAGCGCCTCCTCGCCAAATACCCGCCCTCGACCGAGCGCGTCTACAAGCCTGAAGGCTGCGCGGCGGCGGCATGA
- the argA gene encoding amino-acid N-acetyltransferase has product MSAVFNFTFVPWFRSVAPYIHTHRGKTFVVGIAGEAIAAGKLQHIAQDLALIQSMGVKIVLVHGFRPQVNEQLKAKGHTAKYSHGMRITDEVALDSAQEAAGQLRYEIEAAFSQGLPNTPMAGSTVRVISGNFLTARPVGILDGVDFKHSGMVRKVDTAAIGRVLDFGAMVLLSPFGFSPTGEAFNLTMEEVATSVAIAMQADKLIFLTEIPGIRIHHDQPESEDNPIDTELPLAAAEKLLAGLPNGERPTDTAFYLQHCVKACKAGVERSHILPFAVDGSLLLEIYVHDGIGTMVVDEKLEELREATGDDVGGILQLIEPFENDGTLVKRSRTEIERDADNYSIIEHDGVIFACAALYPYPEAKTAEMAALTVSPQSQGQGDGEKILKRIEQRARAAGLQSIFVLTTRTMHWFIKRGFVQVDPDWLPEARKRKYNWDRKSQVLVKKLS; this is encoded by the coding sequence ATGTCCGCCGTCTTCAATTTCACCTTTGTTCCCTGGTTCCGCTCGGTGGCGCCCTATATCCATACGCACCGCGGCAAAACCTTTGTGGTGGGCATCGCCGGTGAGGCCATTGCCGCCGGCAAACTGCAGCATATTGCGCAGGATCTGGCGCTGATCCAGAGCATGGGCGTGAAGATCGTCCTGGTGCACGGCTTTCGCCCGCAGGTCAACGAGCAGCTCAAGGCCAAAGGCCACACGGCCAAGTACTCCCACGGCATGCGCATCACCGACGAAGTGGCGCTGGACAGCGCCCAAGAGGCCGCCGGTCAGCTGCGCTATGAAATTGAAGCCGCCTTCAGCCAGGGCCTGCCCAACACGCCGATGGCCGGCTCCACGGTGCGGGTGATTTCCGGCAACTTCCTCACGGCGCGGCCGGTCGGCATCCTGGACGGGGTGGACTTCAAGCATTCGGGCATGGTGCGCAAGGTCGACACGGCCGCCATCGGCCGGGTGCTTGACTTCGGCGCCATGGTGCTGCTTTCGCCCTTCGGGTTTTCGCCCACCGGCGAGGCCTTTAACCTGACGATGGAAGAAGTCGCCACCTCGGTGGCCATCGCCATGCAGGCCGACAAGCTGATCTTCCTGACCGAGATCCCGGGCATCCGCATCCACCACGACCAGCCCGAAAGCGAAGACAACCCCATCGACACCGAACTGCCGCTGGCCGCCGCCGAAAAGCTGCTGGCCGGCCTGCCCAATGGCGAGCGCCCCACCGACACCGCGTTTTACCTGCAGCATTGCGTCAAGGCCTGCAAGGCCGGCGTAGAGCGCAGCCACATCCTGCCTTTTGCGGTAGACGGCTCGCTGCTGCTGGAAATCTATGTGCACGACGGCATCGGCACCATGGTGGTCGATGAAAAGCTCGAGGAGCTGCGCGAAGCCACCGGCGACGATGTGGGCGGCATCCTGCAGCTGATCGAGCCCTTTGAAAACGACGGAACCCTCGTCAAGCGCAGCCGCACCGAGATCGAACGCGACGCCGACAACTACAGCATCATCGAACACGACGGCGTGATCTTTGCCTGCGCCGCGCTCTACCCCTACCCCGAGGCTAAAACAGCCGAGATGGCGGCGCTCACCGTGTCGCCGCAAAGCCAGGGCCAGGGCGACGGCGAGAAGATACTCAAACGCATCGAGCAACGCGCCCGCGCCGCCGGCCTGCAAAGCATTTTTGTGCTGACCACCCGCACCATGCACTGGTTCATCAAACGCGGTTTTGTCCAGGTCGACCCGGACTGGCTGCCCGAAGCCCGCAAGCGCAAGTACAACTGGGACCGCAAGAGCCAGGTGCTGGTCAAGAAGCTGAGCTGA
- a CDS encoding GGDEF domain-containing protein: MDKYAIGFWGCYFGAAGLMLAGSVFAYIRSLRRIAVNAAASAVASTFFVVAFLGGLPISDGATLDRFLAHVASLVSVLLAYLLFSILGLLRSPKAQRRALVLLAALALSVIAAGWAFSPQQALLLSLAGAMLLGLVALAFSLRNARRGDRLAWVAVSGVLFMLVAIAGLGWMALDRAHVPWQAHAVTALAGTAYLATMASVLWTRYSYLIELNRVMAHGPAYDPVTRMRSNSETNNMVSAAFSHYRDQPVPLGVIVVTIANLYVLEKLYGLAAVNHALFVCAGRLRRAVPAHVEMGRLGEDGFLLLMRNCHDSGDLVHLARRVQETLSRSVVLNTTLDPGTAANHQTRWGAETGVGVLRVSKTDARADSAAGIGRSMSRAALGYPSRIAWFDETSGEIVDMPVLTD, translated from the coding sequence ATGGACAAATACGCGATCGGCTTTTGGGGCTGCTATTTCGGGGCGGCCGGGCTGATGCTGGCCGGCTCGGTGTTTGCCTATATCCGCTCCCTGCGCCGCATTGCGGTCAACGCGGCTGCTTCGGCCGTGGCCTCGACATTTTTTGTGGTGGCTTTTCTGGGCGGCCTGCCGATCAGCGACGGTGCCACCCTGGACCGCTTCCTGGCGCATGTGGCCAGCCTGGTGTCGGTGCTGCTGGCTTACCTGCTGTTTTCCATCCTGGGCCTTCTGCGCAGCCCGAAGGCGCAGCGCAGGGCGCTGGTGTTGCTGGCGGCGCTGGCGCTTTCGGTCATTGCCGCGGGCTGGGCGTTCAGCCCGCAGCAGGCCCTCTTGCTGAGCCTGGCTGGGGCCATGTTGCTGGGCCTGGTGGCGCTGGCATTCAGCCTGCGCAACGCGCGGCGCGGGGATCGGCTGGCCTGGGTGGCCGTTTCGGGCGTGCTGTTCATGCTGGTGGCCATTGCGGGTCTTGGCTGGATGGCGCTGGACCGTGCCCATGTGCCATGGCAGGCGCATGCCGTCACCGCGCTGGCCGGCACTGCCTACCTGGCCACCATGGCCTCGGTGCTGTGGACGCGCTACTCCTATCTGATCGAGCTGAACCGCGTGATGGCACACGGCCCCGCCTATGACCCGGTCACCCGCATGCGCTCCAACAGCGAGACCAACAACATGGTGAGTGCGGCTTTCAGCCACTACAGGGACCAACCCGTGCCGCTGGGGGTGATCGTGGTGACGATCGCCAATCTGTATGTGCTGGAAAAACTCTATGGCCTGGCGGCCGTCAACCATGCGCTGTTTGTGTGCGCCGGACGGCTGCGGCGAGCTGTCCCGGCCCATGTCGAGATGGGCCGCCTCGGTGAGGACGGGTTTTTGCTGCTGATGCGCAATTGCCATGACAGCGGCGACCTGGTTCACCTGGCACGCCGGGTTCAGGAGACTTTGTCCCGTTCAGTGGTGCTCAACACGACCCTGGACCCGGGCACCGCGGCGAACCATCAGACACGATGGGGGGCGGAAACCGGCGTGGGCGTGCTGAGGGTGTCCAAAACAGACGCCCGTGCCGATTCAGCGGCGGGTATAGGGCGCAGCATGTCACGGGCAGCGCTGGGTTACCCCAGCCGGATTGCCTGGTTTGACGAGACCAGCGGGGAAATTGTCGACATGCCCGTGCTGACGGACTGA
- the hrpA gene encoding ATP-dependent RNA helicase HrpA, with protein MSPLTITFPESLPVSGKRDEITAAMTAHQVIIVCGETGSGKTTQLPKIALAMGRGKLNYPAGQGRLIGHTQPRRIAASSVAKRIAEELKTPLGDVVGYKVRFQDRLSRDASVKLMTDGILLAETQTDPLLKAYDTIIIDEAHERSLNIDFLLGYLRQLLPRRPDLKVVITSATIDAQRFADYFASAKGPAPVIMVSGRMFPVEQRYRPFEESREHDLNDAIADAVDELWLSPHSAGDILVFLPGEREIREAADHLRKHLAHQPLTRNAEVLPLFARLSQAEQDRIFDGHSGRRIVLATNVAETSLTVPGIRYVVDAGTARVKRYSFRNKVEQLMVEPVSQAAANQRAGRCGRVADGICIRLYDEKDFQGRQPFTDPEILRSSLASVILRMKALHLGNVEEFAFIEPPQRRAIADGYQLLAELGAVDADNELTAVGRTLAKLPLDPRVGRMILEAKDRNALDEVLVIASALSVQDVRDRPMDKQAQADQQHAKFDDEKSEFSGYLKLWKWLGDARGGHGTDHKLSNRQYENLLRENYVNIRRVREWRDIHSQLHTVVGEQKWVLNDKPASYEQLHLSMLCGLLGNIGCKSDEEDWYLGARGIKFYRHPGARLSKKPGRWIVVAELVETTRLFGRGIANIDPAWIEQVAGHLLSKQLLDPHWEKKAAQVTALERATLYGLVVYNGRRVNFGRVDPITAREIFIREALVAGNWDTKLPFLAANLKLIQQVQDLEHKARRQDVLVDEELIYAFYDQQLPADVHSGASCEHWYKEESKKQPRLLLLTREELMRHEAAGITTQSFPKTLRMGGVDCTVTYLHEPGDARDGVTVDVPLFALNQVNEERCEWLVPGMLKDKVQALIKTLHQRPRSRLVPLPDTAARMTEQLLQPEIFGAGSLTDAVLKLVRDATSLDIKRNDMKLDMLPAHLFMNFRVVDEHGRQLGAGRNLGALKGELGSQARGAFQALAGLKNLAKAVEPEKFAGQGSSKDSASNRPPAQSGHGQSAIEKIAPRAPERYTGWSFGELPELMEIRKGAQTLIGFPALIDLGDAVTIEVFDEPEAAAAKHRAGLRRLFSLQIKDALKYLEKNLPDLQKMATSYMLVGRAADNSGGGTLEELREQIIEVALDRAFLQEPLPTNEGEFKKRIDDGRGRLTLIASEVARLAAGILVEFAVAQRKIKDSKNAAEAAADAAQQLQRLVPKRFLTATPYGQLQHFARYLKAITLRLEKWRADPARDASRLVELRPQEQRYWRLVAERKGAVDARMQEFRWLLEELRVSFFAQELRTPQPVSIKRLEKVWQQLNS; from the coding sequence TTGTCCCCCCTGACCATCACATTCCCCGAATCGCTGCCCGTATCGGGCAAGCGCGACGAAATCACCGCCGCGATGACGGCCCACCAGGTCATCATCGTCTGCGGCGAAACCGGCTCGGGCAAAACCACGCAGTTGCCCAAGATCGCGCTGGCCATGGGGCGCGGCAAGCTCAATTACCCGGCGGGGCAGGGCCGCCTCATCGGCCACACCCAGCCGCGCCGGATTGCAGCATCGAGCGTGGCCAAACGCATTGCCGAAGAGCTGAAAACACCGCTGGGTGACGTGGTCGGCTACAAGGTGCGTTTCCAGGACCGGCTCTCGCGCGACGCCTCCGTCAAGCTGATGACCGACGGTATCCTGCTGGCCGAGACGCAGACCGACCCGCTGCTCAAGGCCTATGACACCATCATCATTGACGAGGCCCATGAGCGCAGCCTGAACATCGACTTTTTGCTGGGCTACCTGCGCCAGCTGCTGCCGCGCCGGCCCGACCTGAAAGTGGTCATCACCTCGGCGACGATTGATGCGCAGCGGTTTGCGGATTACTTTGCTTCGGCCAAAGGGCCTGCCCCCGTGATCATGGTGTCGGGTCGCATGTTCCCAGTGGAGCAGCGCTACCGTCCCTTTGAAGAGTCGCGCGAGCATGACCTGAACGACGCGATTGCCGATGCGGTCGACGAGCTCTGGCTGAGCCCGCACAGCGCGGGCGACATCCTGGTATTTTTGCCCGGCGAGCGCGAGATCCGCGAGGCGGCAGACCATTTGCGCAAACACCTGGCGCACCAGCCGCTGACGCGCAACGCCGAGGTGCTGCCGCTGTTTGCGCGCCTCAGCCAGGCCGAGCAGGACCGCATTTTTGACGGCCACAGCGGCCGGCGCATCGTGCTGGCCACCAACGTGGCCGAGACCTCGCTGACCGTGCCTGGCATCCGCTATGTGGTCGATGCGGGCACCGCGCGCGTCAAACGCTACAGCTTTCGCAACAAGGTCGAGCAGCTGATGGTCGAGCCGGTGTCGCAGGCCGCCGCCAACCAGCGTGCGGGCCGCTGCGGCCGCGTGGCCGACGGCATCTGCATACGCCTCTACGACGAGAAAGACTTTCAGGGTCGTCAGCCTTTCACCGACCCTGAAATTTTGCGCAGCTCGCTGGCTTCGGTGATCTTGCGCATGAAGGCGCTGCACCTCGGCAACGTCGAGGAATTTGCCTTCATCGAGCCGCCGCAGCGCCGTGCCATTGCCGACGGCTACCAGTTGCTGGCCGAACTGGGCGCCGTCGATGCCGACAACGAGCTCACGGCCGTGGGCCGCACGCTGGCCAAGCTGCCGCTGGATCCGCGCGTGGGCCGCATGATCCTGGAAGCCAAAGACCGCAATGCGCTCGACGAGGTGCTGGTGATTGCCAGCGCGCTCAGCGTGCAGGATGTGCGCGACCGGCCCATGGACAAGCAGGCCCAGGCCGACCAGCAGCACGCCAAGTTCGACGACGAGAAAAGCGAGTTCAGCGGCTACCTCAAGCTGTGGAAATGGCTGGGCGACGCGCGTGGTGGCCACGGCACCGACCATAAACTCTCCAATCGCCAGTACGAGAACCTGCTGCGCGAGAACTACGTCAACATCCGCCGCGTCCGTGAATGGCGCGACATTCATTCCCAGCTCCACACGGTGGTGGGCGAACAGAAGTGGGTCTTGAATGACAAGCCGGCCAGCTATGAACAGCTGCATCTGTCGATGCTGTGCGGTTTGCTCGGCAACATCGGCTGCAAGAGCGACGAAGAAGACTGGTACCTGGGCGCACGCGGCATCAAGTTTTACCGCCATCCCGGCGCACGCCTGAGCAAGAAGCCGGGCCGCTGGATCGTCGTGGCCGAGCTGGTGGAAACCACGCGCCTCTTCGGCCGCGGCATTGCCAACATCGACCCGGCCTGGATAGAGCAGGTCGCCGGGCATTTGCTCAGCAAACAGCTGCTGGACCCGCACTGGGAGAAAAAAGCCGCGCAGGTGACGGCGCTGGAGCGCGCCACGCTGTACGGCCTGGTGGTCTACAACGGCCGGCGCGTCAATTTCGGCCGTGTCGACCCCATCACGGCGCGCGAGATTTTCATCCGCGAGGCGCTGGTGGCCGGCAACTGGGACACCAAACTGCCCTTCCTGGCGGCTAACCTGAAGCTGATCCAGCAGGTGCAGGACCTGGAGCACAAGGCCAGGCGCCAGGACGTGCTGGTGGATGAAGAGCTGATCTACGCCTTCTACGACCAGCAGTTGCCTGCCGATGTGCACAGTGGTGCGAGCTGCGAGCACTGGTACAAGGAAGAGTCGAAAAAGCAACCCAGGCTTTTGCTGCTGACCCGCGAGGAGCTGATGCGCCACGAGGCGGCCGGCATCACCACGCAGTCTTTCCCCAAAACCCTGCGCATGGGCGGCGTGGATTGCACCGTCACCTACCTGCACGAGCCCGGCGATGCGCGGGACGGCGTGACGGTCGATGTGCCGCTGTTTGCACTCAACCAGGTGAACGAGGAACGCTGCGAGTGGCTGGTGCCCGGCATGCTCAAGGACAAGGTCCAGGCGCTGATCAAGACGCTGCACCAGCGCCCGCGCTCACGCCTGGTGCCGCTGCCGGACACGGCCGCACGCATGACGGAGCAGCTGCTTCAGCCTGAAATCTTCGGCGCCGGGTCGCTGACGGACGCGGTGCTCAAGCTGGTGAGGGACGCCACCTCGCTGGACATCAAACGCAACGACATGAAGCTGGACATGTTGCCGGCCCACCTGTTCATGAACTTTCGGGTGGTGGACGAGCACGGCCGGCAACTGGGCGCCGGGCGCAATCTGGGGGCGCTCAAGGGCGAGTTGGGGTCTCAGGCGCGTGGCGCTTTCCAGGCACTGGCAGGGCTCAAGAACCTGGCGAAGGCTGTCGAGCCGGAGAAATTCGCCGGTCAGGGCTCTTCCAAAGATTCAGCATCAAATCGGCCTCCAGCCCAATCGGGGCATGGACAATCTGCTATTGAAAAGATAGCGCCCAGGGCGCCGGAGCGCTACACCGGCTGGAGCTTTGGCGAGCTGCCGGAGCTGATGGAGATCAGGAAGGGCGCCCAGACGCTGATCGGGTTTCCGGCGCTGATCGACCTGGGCGACGCGGTGACGATTGAGGTGTTTGATGAGCCGGAAGCTGCTGCCGCCAAACACCGCGCCGGCCTGCGCAGGCTGTTTTCGCTGCAGATCAAGGACGCGCTGAAGTACCTGGAAAAGAACCTGCCCGACCTGCAGAAAATGGCGACCAGCTACATGCTGGTGGGCCGCGCCGCCGACAACTCCGGCGGCGGCACGCTCGAAGAGCTGCGCGAACAGATCATTGAAGTCGCGCTGGACCGCGCTTTCCTGCAGGAGCCGTTGCCGACGAACGAGGGTGAGTTCAAAAAACGCATCGACGACGGCCGCGGACGCCTGACATTGATCGCCAGCGAAGTGGCCAGGCTGGCCGCCGGTATCCTGGTGGAGTTTGCCGTGGCCCAGCGCAAGATCAAGGACAGTAAAAACGCCGCCGAAGCCGCAGCCGATGCCGCCCAGCAACTGCAGCGCCTGGTGCCCAAACGGTTTTTAACCGCCACGCCTTACGGCCAGCTGCAGCACTTTGCGCGCTACCTCAAGGCCATCACGCTGCGCCTTGAGAAATGGCGCGCCGACCCGGCACGCGACGCCAGCCGTCTGGTCGAGTTGCGGCCGCAAGAGCAGCGCTACTGGCGCCTGGTGGCCGAGCGCAAAGGGGCAGTCGACGCCCGCATGCAGGAATTCAGGTGGCTGCTGGAAGAGCTGCGGGTGAGTTTTTTCGCGCAGGAGTTGCGCACGCCGCAGCCGGTCAGTATCAAAAGGCTTGAGAAGGTCTGGCAGCAACTGAATAGCTAA
- a CDS encoding DUF3309 family protein, with protein MSLSLILLIVLILILVGALPTWGHSRSWGYGPSGGIGLVVLILVILLLMGRI; from the coding sequence ATGTCCCTCTCGCTCATTCTGCTGATTGTTCTTATCCTGATCCTGGTTGGCGCACTGCCAACCTGGGGCCACAGCCGCAGCTGGGGTTACGGGCCCAGTGGTGGCATCGGCCTCGTGGTGCTGATCCTGGTGATCCTGCTGCTGATGGGACGCATCTAG